The nucleotide sequence TTGTATGTGGTATGTTTCTAAATACGAATTCCATTTCCTGAATTGCTGGTTCAGCTTTTCAGCCAcgaaataatgtttttcttctcttttaataaTTCTGTCATTTTGTGTTCTTTTCTATAACGGTTCTTTCAATTGCAGTTCAGTAAAATACTCATTTGCATTTACTAAGAGTTTACGTGGcctgaaacagaaaagaaacaaattaggTGGTCGTCTCGGTTTCCTGGAGTGTCCAGAGGGGCGGTTCTTTGATCTTCGAGTCCAACGGGCGCCGGGCCCGCCCGTCGGTCCGGGCGGAACCACCCCCACCACACATCCTCCGGGAAGGCGGCAATGAAAACGCCTTGGGCCCGGAGTACGGCTTGGGAAAATCGGTGCAGATTCGGGGCCGCCCGTTGGGGATTCCCAAGGTTGTGCAGCCCAAAGGGCCTCGTCGGAATTTCTGAGGCGATGGGGTAAACCGACCCTTGGCGACACCCGGCCGCACTCGAACGTCCTAGGTCGTCGAGCCCCGCCCTCACCCTGGGCGAGCTCCGAAATTTAACCCCGGTTCGGTTTTGCCTGTTTTACCACTATTTGAAGAGGGGGACTCAGCTTCCCTCTGACCCTAGCCCAAGTACTGGGGTTTGCGCCGGACGGAGACCACGCCCCAGGGCGGCCAGGCCAGGGGTGATGGGTGACGGGCGGTGCCTCCAGGGCCCCGGTGGGTGACTGTGGCTGGGAACTACGGGCTTTCTCGCCCCGGCGCCCCCTGGCGGACCCACCAGCAGGTTGAAGGTGTCCGGCCAGTGCTGAGCACCAAGAGCCTCAGCCTTCAGCCAACCCCCCGCCCCCGCGGCCTAAGTAAGTGAATCGCTCAGGGTCCTTGGAAAGAAGTGACCTTGATCTTCCCACCCACTATCCCAGTTTCTCAGAGGCAGTCAACACTTCCCACCAAACCACTCCCAAAAGAAACACTAAGCATGTAAGTGggacaataaaaatttaaaaataattttaaaatagaacagCTTAGAGATAGAAACTAAATTATTTCCAATTCCTACTGTGCCCCAAACAAGGTTCACAAAAGGGCTGTCCTCCCAACAATTTTCTGAATTCTATATATTCAGCATTAAATTCCATGATAAAGTTGGAAATCCATTCACCATTTGTAATACATATTgatgcatttaataaaattgcATGGGCCgtatcttttgcatttctgtatccTAGTATTAAGTACAGTGCCTACCACAGGCCAGGTTCTCAATACTTGAATAAATGACACAAAAATAGCCAGGACCAGCAAGTTTTTTCTGGGTGGGCTTCATAGAATCTCTGTACTTGCTGGAATCACCATGAAATCCATGGTCTTCAGCTTTGCATTTTCAGCAACATAGTTATATTGAGTTATCCTCAGGTGAGCAGTGAGACCCTTGGGAGCGGATTCATGGTAGGGTGGCTTTGTAATGTGTCACCTTGGTGAGGCTATGTTTCCCGGAACTCTCTTCCAGTAAGACGGGCCACAAGAGACATTTTGCTTGATAACCGGAGGGCGGAAGTGAAGCAGCAGCATATTGTTTTTACACTTGGAAGGTTGGTGCTGGGGCACCAGGCGTTGTTGCAGTTCACACATTGCCATGTATCTGCTAGATCACCTCGTTGGTGTGGGCAGTAGTCAGGCCTGCAGCTGCTCCACCTTCCCCAGGATCATCCTTTCAGCTTCTCTAATTCCTGGGCCAGATGcatatttaactctgtgaggaaGGGCACCAGCTTCTTCTGCAGGACACCCACATCATCGAAGCTGGAGGTGGTGAGAGACTGACATGGGTTCCAGGCCATCCTCGTGGGTTCCAGCTCGTGCTCGTGGGCTCCACTGTGTCCTCGGTCTCCCACACTTTACATCCATCTTCCCTTCCCGAGTGCCTGCCCTGCAGACTTCAAGCTCCAGCATTAGATGCAAAGACAACAGCCTTACAGAGACTGTTTAACCAGCTCCCACAATGGCATGCGGTCAGATCCCTATAATAAATcccttaaaatacatatatacataatcttTATCTTAGTGGTTCTGCTCCTCTGATTGTACCCTAACATAAATGGTCAGCAGAAGCTTAACTCATGAGTCTAAATGTCAATcaaataaatttcatatagatCATTGTCAAAATTACCAGAATACTGGGGTTGGGTGGTTGGTTCCTGGGGGAAACAAAGCAGTATCAGTCTATCCAGTCTTGACTAGGGCTGAACTAGTTAGGATGGAATAAAGGAAGGGGTGGGGAAGGTGGCAGAGGCTGGACTGTATGAGACAGAACTGGGAAATGGCTAATCCATGTCTGAATTACTTAAAGCTGCAGGGCTGGGACTAGGGTAAGGCAAGGGAGGCACACAGGATACAAAGTTTAAGGAGGCACTCACTCAGTCCTGGCCCTGTAAAGCTGGCTAACAAATTACAGGTCTAATCTTTTTGGCACTTTATGGATGAAGAATTGGGAGAGAGTGAGGTAGGGCTGAGCCAAGACTGGCTCTTGGGCAGGACTCGAAGCAGGAATTCAGCCTCCTAGAACACATtcaggctgagggcaggagccaAGCACAAAGGTGATCACAGGGCAGGAGATGCACGTTGTCAGGAAAGATGAGCCAGGCTGGCAGCTTTAGTTACAAAGACTGCTCTGGCTGAAGAGGGGGAGTCAGGGTAACAAGCAAAATGGACAGCAGCCAGTGGGGAGATATATCCTGTAGGGTTTGAGGAATCCTATGCAGCACCTGGGGTCTGCAGGAAACCCAGTTTCTGTATGAACAGATGCTCTGACAAGGTGACCCCATCTACATTGAGCCTTGGCACTCCCTAAACCATGCTAGAGACAGGAATATAAGGGATTTATTATAGTAATTATAGTAATCTGTGTTTTCAAGGTCACCGAAAACTCCTGTTAGTGCATACAGGATTACAGGTTACAGTTTAATGGAATAAAGACCAAGGGCTTTAAAAGCTGGGTTTGAGTCTAGGCTCTACTAACACCAGCTGTTCGACATTGGACAAATTAAtgagtctcagttttcccatccaCATAAACGGACAAAATCAATGTCTTcccaaaaagattattttaaggattaaataaacTGGGTCCACAGAGGAACACACCAAATAGCAGttcctttccttatttattcAATTACATTTTCAATTGCTATCTCCCTGAGGAAGTATGTAGAGACACTGCCAGGTCTCATCCAGAAGCCACTTACAATTACTCATGAACATGGCTTGTTTAGGTTGTTTTGTGGTGGCTTTAATTATATTACCTTTCTCCAACCCAGCTCCCCCACCCTTAAAATCCAACTTCTTATACTCAGGCTCTTGGGGAGGAGAAGATGCACCAACTTTctactctttctcttcctttcccgcTTACTTCTTCTAGAAGCTCAAAGTACTCTTAGGCCTGCTCTTCTGGTTTGGTAGTAGGTTTTTCCTCCTAGGGTTGATTCACACACAAGCCCTGGCAACCAATCTAGGGTCCAGCCCCTAGTAGATCAGTGTTGTCTCTCATAAAGCCAGTCTGCAAATATCACCTTGAATCCTACAGTCTGTAGAAGCCTCCAGTCTACTGCTTTCTAGCTCCAGGTTTTTTAAGGTCTTTGGACCTAGGGAAAAGGGAGCAGGTCTGTATGTTGAATGAGGTTTGCTATGTGCGCAATGGAGCATTACAAAACCATTTCCTACTATTCTGTGTCCTCCATCCACTTCCCCTTAAttatcctttatctttttttatatctTCTAAAAACTACCATTATAGACAGCTTGTACATAGTCAGATTATAAGCTCCCTGAAGGTAGGTATCCTGTGTCTCCCGAAGGGTAAGCTTTGCAGGGCTCATTGTCCTCAATGCTGTGCACCCAACAGGAACTCAATCAATACTTCTGTAACTGGCCAAGTATAGATGAAAGGGTTTCTAGCCTGGTGGGCTGGTTTGTAGGAGCAAAGGAATCCAAGTGCTTAGGCCAATAGTTTACATCGCCAGTGTCTGGGGCTCTATGCAGGGTCTGTCAATATTCTGCAGGAGCCAGCATTCCTCTGTCCTCCCAACCACCCTAGTCCTTACAGGCATCTACCCTTTGTTCTATGCCAGGACTACAGGGACAGTTCTGCAAGGCATCTGAAGTTAATAACCTCAATAGGCTCAGGAAAGGCTCAAGAGATCCAGCCCAAGCCCTTCCACAGAGGCCGCTCCAGGAAGTGCAGGGCAACCAGAGATCACACAACTACGTGTGAACCCAGCTCACAAACCCAGCTCGGAACCCAGATTTCCTGCCCATACCACTGCCCAGGCAAGCCCAGCAGCATTTCTCTGATACACATTGCTCAATGTCAGGCAACAACCCACCCAGAGGTCTCCTGGAGACTCTAAAGGCCTTCAAGACCCAAATGATTATTCTCTGAATAAGAATTTATATATTAAAGCTGACCCCTATAGAAATTCCTTAGGAAAATAGGGACCAGACTCcctatctttttctttcaaatctcATGATAGAGTACCAAGTCTTTCCCCTACCCCCAAAGGAGAGTCCTAACCTGGAATGCTATTGGGCTGGATCTCAGGAGAAATCTCTAGGGTCCTACACACATGCCCCTCATTAATTGTGATCAGCATAGTGGGTATGGGCCTTTACCTCCCACCACACCATGCCAAACTGCCGGCTATACTTTCAAAACTCAGGGCCCACATCTGGCCAACACCCActccttccccacccctcacTGTGTGGGGCACACCTTGGCAACCAGACTGCTGTATCTCGGAAGCGGGTTCCACCCAGGCTGAAAATCTCCGTGATCTAGAGAAGAATTAACACCATAGGTCAATGTGGTTCTTGGGGCTACAGCAGGGTcagggcagggtggggcatcCCCAGCACTGACCACGGGTGTGCCAGcccctcctgcctcttcctctgGGGCCAATTTGGAGGCAGAATCATCCTTGTTCTCCTCCTTGTCCTCCTCAGGGTCAGGTGGCTCTTGCTTCACAGAAGGCAGGCCTGGGTCTACTGCCTGGGAGAAGTAGGAAACAGGCAACCATTAGAAGGGCAGAGTTCACCTGAGGAAAGTCTCTATCAGCCAACCCCTCACTGTGCTGACAAATCCTACTTCCATCACATTTCAACACAGAAAGTCCATCTCTCTGCCTATAAAGCTTTCCCATTCCCATTCCTCACTGACCTCCGTTTTTCTGTTAGCTGGATAGCAAAGCGGGCAAAGCTAGTTGCCTGTGGGAGGTAGGGTGTCTGTTAGACAGGCGGGGTAATTCTGCAGAAACGTCGCAATCAGCACATCTATTGCTCTGCTCAAGAGAACCATCATGGCTCATCATCACTCTGCTTACAGACCACTCCGCTACGGCACCAACAGAACATCCATCACTGCCCCCACCTTGCTAGGGCAGCCAGGCACCAATACGGGAGAAGTCAGGACAGCTGTGCCTGGTGTCCACTCGTCCTGGGTATCCGCCTTCTCTTGCTTCACCTGGGGTAAGGCCACAACCCAACTCAGGCCAGAGCACTGGGCCTCCTGCGTGAGGGAGGATTGCAGCAGACTTGGTCTCAGCTCCCTGGCATGCGGCTGGGTGAGGCTGGGAAGGCAGGACAGTGTGGGGCCCTCACCTGCAACAGGGCTTCTGTGGAAGCTGCAACAGGGCCCGGCACCTGCACAGGACTGCTTGCGCCTTCCCGTAAAAACACAAGGTCAGTGCCAGGCGGGGGCAGCACAAAGCCACCACCTGCTTCCTGCTTCGTTGGAGCCTGGGTATGGTCTGGTTGGGCTGTGCGTGTAGCCAAGGTGGGCTTCAAGGTAGGGCCAAGATGGTGCCGTCGGGCAGAGCTGGGCCTCTTTCGACGACGGTAAGGTGGGGGCGATCCTGCCCCATCCTCAGACTCTGACCAGACACTGGGCAGCAGCCGCTTCTATGGGGAAAGATAGGGTGCTATGGCTACCTGGTGTCCTGACCAATCACATCCACCCTGCCCGGCTCCACATGCCTGCTAATCTCCCATCAGTCCCAGCACGGAATCTGCTTACATATGAGCCCTTCATCATTGAGCCTGCTAGTCTCCTATTAGCAACACCAATGCCACCTAGACTCATTAAGCCAAGAACAATGTCTGTTAATCCTCAACCAAAGCTactgccccacccacccacctaccaaGCCTGCCCACCACTTCCAGGCACTGGGGCGCCTGGCCCAACCTATCCCGTCCACCTGACCCTTCCTGCCCCACCCACCATGGCAAACTGCAGGCATTGGCGCCAACGACACTTCTGGCGCTTCTGGTTGCTGCCCCCGAATTTGGGCTTGTCGCAGCAGAAGTCGCAGCGGCCACAGTCCATCCGCCGTAGGCAGGCTGCACAGGCCCCGCACTTGCGGTTCTGCCGGCGGTTCGTGTAGGGctgctggggtggggggaatgggTGGTGCTGTCAACTAGGACTAGGAGAGGCCATCCTCAACGCCTATTCCAGTGCTGGTCCTGGTGCTCCTCTAGCCCCATAAGACGGAGCTACTTGCATActagtctcagcctcctgactccCCACTAGTCACTCCTCAGCATTCGCTAGTTCAACATTGGCCACTATCACTGTGCCAGCTGGCCGTCGATACCATTAGGACTGTGGCTGCTCCACTACAGTATCCACTGCTGTATTTCCTAGGCCACCACTAGCTACCAAGAAAATGTCTCTGACCCCCATTTCCAGCAACATTTTGATAACTCTCTATTAGCTCCCATCACTGTGCCTACTCTGTCGCTCATCCTAGGTGAACCCCAGTCACTGTGCTAGCTGCTCCTCTGTCAATCCCCACATCAGCTACCAGAGTGTTGGTATATGCGACATGAAGCACTGTCATGCACCTGCTGACCCCGTATTAGTCCTCCATTATCTACTCATCCCATCCTAGGACCCATTATTGTGCCTTGCTGTTCCCCAATAGGCTCATTCCAGCATCTGCTTCTTTGAAGTTAACCAAGCGTCCTGAGAGTCTAGGCTTATCCAGGTAGGGTGGGGCCACTCACTAGCTCGTCCTCGTCTACACAGTAATAGATGAACTCGGCAGGTGGCGAGGGGGCCAGGGCTCTGGGGTGCTGTAGAGGCAAATGGGGTGGGGTCAGGGCAGGTACTGGGTAAGGTCAGGGTTGTGCCTTCCCTCCACCCACTGGGGCCTCACCGGCTCTGTGGGCTCTGGGGACTGTGATGCGGGTGGTGGAGGCAGTGGCTGGGCTCCGGGGCGCCGCCTGGCAGCCATCTTGGAGTCACAGCCTCCCTTGCGGCGGGCATGTTTACCCTGGGAAAGATCAGAAAGGGTGGTTTCAGCTTGGTGGCACCAGGCAGACACAGAAACTCCCCACACCCTAAGTGCAGAAAGCATGCATGGGACAGGCAGACAGAGGGTGGCGTGAGGCACTCACAGTTGGGGGAGCCACAGCCAGGGGAGTGCGTCGCTGACATCTCTGATGACGGCGACGCAGGCGGTGAGCAAGGTGCTGGCAGACAGAGGCAGGTAGGCGGGGCCAGAAAGGCGAGCATAGGGTTAGGCAGAAAAGAAAGACATGAGGTAGGCAAGGCCAGGTTGAAAGGAAGCAGAGGCAGCGACGATTTTAACAGCAGAATGAGCTCTGCTCCCTCCGGCCCAACTCACCCGTAGGCAACGTCGCTGGACACATTTCCACTGGCGCCTGAGACCAGGGCGGGGAGGGCGAAGGCAGATGGGGCAATGGCCACAATCCTCTTGGGTCTGACAGCCCCGGCATACTCCACACCCTCGGCTCTGTTGGCGGGGGGCAGGTGGGAGGAGAGGCATGAAGCATGGGGCCAAGCCCATGGGGGCCAGGGGCTGAGGTGAGCCTTGGGCTCTTTCCACTTGCCCAACTCACCCTTTCCACAATCCGGAGGCAGCGTCTCCGTTCACACTTGCAGAACAGCCCCGATGCCACATCATGGGGCAGCTGCAGGAGGCAGGTGGAGCAGGCCCCACAGTCTTCTGTTACCTGGCAGGCTGCACACTCCCCACAGCCCACACGCTGCCAGGAATGGTAGGGACGAGATCACGGGCCTGCTCCAGAAGCACTGGTCCTCCCATGTCTACTGACCCTACATCAGCTGGCATCACCATGAATTTTAGTCCCCCATTAGCCTCATCACCGTATCTGAGAAGGTCTGGTTAGTCACCATCACTGAGGCCATTAGTATGTCTACTGGTCCCCTGTTAACTTCATCACTGTGTCTACTGATGCACTAATGGTAATGGGGA is from Pan troglodytes isolate AG18354 chromosome 17, NHGRI_mPanTro3-v2.0_pri, whole genome shotgun sequence and encodes:
- the MBD1 gene encoding methyl-CpG-binding domain protein 1 isoform X6, coding for MAEDWLDCPALGPGWKRREVFRKSGATCGRSDTYYQSPTGDRIRSKVELTRYLGPACDLTLFDFKQGILCYPAPKAHPVAVASKKRKKPSRPAKTRKRQVGPQSGEVRKEAPRDETKADTDTAPASFPAPGCCENCGISFSGDGTQRQRLKTLCKDCRAQRIAFNREQRMFKRVGCGECAACQVTEDCGACSTCLLQLPHDVASGLFCKCERRRCLRIVERSRGCGVCRGCQTQEDCGHCPICLRPPRPGLRRQWKCVQRRCLRGKHARRKGGCDSKMAARRRPGAQPLPPPPASQSPEPTEPHPRALAPSPPAEFIYYCVDEDELQPYTNRRQNRKCGACAACLRRMDCGRCDFCCDKPKFGGSNQKRQKCRWRQCLQFAMKRLLPSVWSESEDGAGSPPPYRRRKRPSSARRHHLGPTLKPTLATRTAQPDHTQAPTKQEAGGGFVLPPPGTDLVFLREGASSPVQVPGPVAASTEALLQVKQEKADTQDEWTPGTAVLTSPVLVPGCPSKAVDPGLPSVKQEPPDPEEDKEENKDDSASKLAPEEEAGGAGTPVITEIFSLGGTRFRDTAVWLPSLQGRHSGREDGCKVWETEDTVEPTSTSWNPRGWPGTHVSLSPPPASMMWVSCRRSWCPSSQS
- the MBD1 gene encoding methyl-CpG-binding domain protein 1 isoform X15, producing MAEDWLDCPALGPGWKRREVFRKSGATCGRSDTYYQSPTGDRIRSKVELTRYLGPACDLTLFDFKQGILCYPAPKAHPVAVASKKRKKPSRPAKTRKRQVGPQSGEVRKEAPRDETKADTDTAPASFPAPGCCENCGISFSGDGTQRQRLKTLCKDCRAQRIAFNREQRMFKRVGCGECAACQVTEDCGACSTCLLQLPHDVASGLFCKCERRRCLRIVERSRGCGVCRGCQTQEDCGHCPICLRPPRPGLRRQWKCVQRRCLRHLAHRLRRRHQRCQRRTPLAVAPPTGKHARRKGGCDSKMAARRRPGAQPLPPPPASQSPEPTEPHPRALAPSPPAEFIYYCVDEDELKRLLPSVWSESEDGAGSPPPYRRRKRPSSARRHHLGPTLKPTLATRTAQPDHTQAPTKQEAGGGFVLPPPGTDLVFLREGASSPVQVPGPVAASTEALLQVKQEKADTQDEWTPGTAVLTSPVLVPGCPSKAVDPGLPSVKQEPPDPEEDKEENKDDSASKLAPEEEAGGAGTPVITEIFSLGGTRFRDTAVWLPSLQGRHSGREDGCKVWETEDTVEPTSTSWNPRGWPGTHVSLSPPPASMMWVSCRRSWCPSSQS
- the MBD1 gene encoding methyl-CpG-binding domain protein 1 isoform X24; the protein is MAEDWLDCPALGPGWKRREVFRKSGATCGRSDTYYQSPTGDRIRSKVELTRYLGPACDLTLFDFKQGILCYPAPKAHPVAVASKKRKKPSRPAKTRKRQVGPQSGEVRKEAPRDETKADTDTAPASFPAPGCCENCGISFSGDGTQRQRLKTLCKDCRAQRIAFNREQRMFKRVGCGECAACQVTEDCGACSTCLLQLPHDVASGLFCKCERRRCLRIVERSRGCGVCRGCQTQEDCGHCPICLRPPRPGLRRQWKCVQRRCLRHLAHRLRRRHQRCQRRTPLAVAPPTGKHARRKGGCDSKMAARRRPGAQPLPPPPASQSPEPTEPHPRALAPSPPAEFIYYCVDEDELKRLLPSVWSESEDGAGSPPPYRRRKRPSSARRHHLGPTLKPTLATRTAQPDHTQAPTKQEAGGGFVLPPPGTDLVFLREGASSPVQVPGPVAASTEALLQAVDPGLPSVKQEPPDPEEDKEENKDDSASKLAPEEEAGGAGTPVITEIFSLGGTRFRDTAVWLPSLQGRHSGREDGCKVWETEDTVEPTSTSWNPRGWPGTHVSLSPPPASMMWVSCRRSWCPSSQS
- the MBD1 gene encoding methyl-CpG-binding domain protein 1 isoform X4, which produces MAEDWLDCPALGPGWKRREVFRKSGATCGRSDTYYQSPTGDRIRSKVELTRYLGPACDLTLFDFKQGILCYPAPKAHPVAVASKKRKKPSRPAKTRKRQVGPQSGEVRKEAPRDETKADTDTAPASFPAPGCCENCGISFSGDGTQRQRLKTLCKDCRAQRIAFNREQRMFKRVGCGECAACQVTEDCGACSTCLLQLPHDVASGLFCKCERRRCLRIVERSRGCGVCRGCQTQEDCGHCPICLRPPRPGLRRQWKCVQRRCLRGKHARRKGGCDSKMAARRRPGAQPLPPPPASQSPEPTEPHPRALAPSPPAEFIYYCVDEDELQPYTNRRQNRKCGACAACLRRMDCGRCDFCCDKPKFGGSNQKRQKCRWRQCLQFAMKRLLPSVWSESEDGAGSPPPYRRRKRPSSARRHHLGPTLKPTLATRTAQPDHTQAPTKQEAGGGFVLPPPGTDLVFLREGASSPVQVPGPVAASTEALLQEAQCSGLSWVVALPQVKQEKADTQDEWTPGTAVLTSPVLVPGCPSKAVDPGLPSVKQEPPDPEEDKEENKDDSASKLAPEEEAGGAGTPVITEIFSLGGTRFRDTAVWLPSLQGRHSGREDGCKVWETEDTVEPTSTSWNPRGWPGTHVSLSPPPASMMWVSCRRSWCPSSQS
- the MBD1 gene encoding methyl-CpG-binding domain protein 1 isoform X22, translating into MAEDWLDCPALGPGWKRREVFRKSGATCGRSDTYYQSPTGDRIRSKVELTRYLGPACDLTLFDFKQGILCYPAPKAHPVAVASKKRKKPSRPAKTRKRQVGPQSGEVRKEAPRDETKADTDTAPASFPAPGCCENCGISFSGDGTQRQRLKTLCKDCRAQRIAFNREQRMFKRVGCGECAACQVTEDCGACSTCLLQLPHDVASGLFCKCERRRCLRIVERSRGCGVCRGCQTQEDCGHCPICLRPPRPGLRRQWKCVQRRCLRGKHARRKGGCDSKMAARRRPGAQPLPPPPASQSPEPTEPHPRALAPSPPAEFIYYCVDEDELKRLLPSVWSESEDGAGSPPPYRRRKRPSSARRHHLGPTLKPTLATRTAQPDHTQAPTKQEAGGGFVLPPPGTDLVFLREGASSPVQVPGPVAASTEALLQVKQEKADTQDEWTPGTAVLTSPVLVPGCPSKAVDPGLPSVKQEPPDPEEDKEENKDDSASKLAPEEEAGGAGTPVITEIFSLGGTRFRDTAVWLPSLQGRHSGREDGCKVWETEDTVEPTSTSWNPRGWPGTHVSLSPPPASMMWVSCRRSWCPSSQS
- the MBD1 gene encoding methyl-CpG-binding domain protein 1 isoform X14, giving the protein MAEDWLDCPALGPGWKRREVFRKSGATCGRSDTYYQSPTGDRIRSKVELTRYLGPACDLTLFDFKQGILCYPAPKAHPVAVASKKRKKPSRPAKTRKRQVGPQSGEVRKEAPRDETKADTDTAPASFPAPGCCENCGISFSGDGTQRQRLKTLCKDCRAQRIAFNREQRMFKRVGCGECAACQVTEDCGACSTCLLQLPHDVASGLFCKCERRRCLRIVERSRGCGVCRGCQTQEDCGHCPICLRPPRPGLRRQWKCVQRRCLRGKHARRKGGCDSKMAARRRPGAQPLPPPPASQSPEPTEPHPRALAPSPPAEFIYYCVDEDELQPYTNRRQNRKCGACAACLRRMDCGRCDFCCDKPKFGGSNQKRQKCRWRQCLQFAMKRLLPSVWSESEDGAGSPPPYRRRKRPSSARRHHLGPTLKPTLATRTAQPDHTQAPTKQEAGGGFVLPPPGTDLVFLREGASSPVQVPGPVAASTEALLQAVDPGLPSVKQEPPDPEEDKEENKDDSASKLAPEEEAGGAGTPVITEIFSLGGTRFRDTAVWLPSLQGRHSGREDGCKVWETEDTVEPTSTSWNPRGWPGTHVSLSPPPASMMWVSCRRSWCPSSQS
- the MBD1 gene encoding methyl-CpG-binding domain protein 1 isoform X10, whose translation is MAEDWLDCPALGPGWKRREVFRKSGATCGRSDTYYQSPTGDRIRSKVELTRYLGPACDLTLFDFKQGILCYPAPKAHPVAVASKKRKKPSRPAKTRKRQVGPQSGEVRKEAPRDETKADTDTAPASFPAPGCCENCGISFSGDGTQRQRLKTLCKDCRAQRIAFNREQRMFKRVGCGECAACQVTEDCGACSTCLLQLPHDVASGLFCKCERRRCLRIVERSRGCGVCRGCQTQEDCGHCPICLRPPRPGLRRQWKCVQRRCLRHLAHRLRRRHQRCQRRTPLAVAPPTGKHARRKGGCDSKMAARRRPGAQPLPPPPASQSPEPTEPHPRALAPSPPAEFIYYCVDEDELKRLLPSVWSESEDGAGSPPPYRRRKRPSSARRHHLGPTLKPTLATRTAQPDHTQAPTKQEAGGGFVLPPPGTDLVFLREGASSPVQVPGPVAASTEALLQEAQCSGLSWVVALPQVKQEKADTQDEWTPGTAVLTSPVLVPGCPSKAVDPGLPSVKQEPPDPEEDKEENKDDSASKLAPEEEAGGAGTPVITEIFSLGGTRFRDTAVWLPSLQGRHSGREDGCKVWETEDTVEPTSTSWNPRGWPGTHVSLSPPPASMMWVSCRRSWCPSSQS
- the MBD1 gene encoding methyl-CpG-binding domain protein 1 isoform X1: MAEDWLDCPALGPGWKRREVFRKSGATCGRSDTYYQSPTGDRIRSKVELTRYLGPACDLTLFDFKQGILCYPAPKAHPVAVASKKRKKPSRPAKTRKRQVGPQSGEVRKEAPRDETKADTDTAPASFPAPGCCENCGISFSGDGTQRQRLKTLCKDCRAQRIAFNREQRMFKRVGCGECAACQVTEDCGACSTCLLQLPHDVASGLFCKCERRRCLRIVERSRGCGVCRGCQTQEDCGHCPICLRPPRPGLRRQWKCVQRRCLRHLAHRLRRRHQRCQRRTPLAVAPPTGKHARRKGGCDSKMAARRRPGAQPLPPPPASQSPEPTEPHPRALAPSPPAEFIYYCVDEDELQPYTNRRQNRKCGACAACLRRMDCGRCDFCCDKPKFGGSNQKRQKCRWRQCLQFAMKRLLPSVWSESEDGAGSPPPYRRRKRPSSARRHHLGPTLKPTLATRTAQPDHTQAPTKQEAGGGFVLPPPGTDLVFLREGASSPVQVPGPVAASTEALLQEAQCSGLSWVVALPQVKQEKADTQDEWTPGTAVLTSPVLVPGCPSKAVDPGLPSVKQEPPDPEEDKEENKDDSASKLAPEEEAGGAGTPVITEIFSLGGTRFRDTAVWLPSLQGRHSGREDGCKVWETEDTVEPTSTSWNPRGWPGTHVSLSPPPASMMWVSCRRSWCPSSQS
- the MBD1 gene encoding methyl-CpG-binding domain protein 1 isoform X18, yielding MAEDWLDCPALGPGWKRREVFRKSGATCGRSDTYYQSPTGDRIRSKVELTRYLGPACDLTLFDFKQGILCYPAPKAHPVAVASKKRKKPSRPAKTRKRQVGPQSGEVRKEAPRDETKADTDTAPASFPAPGCCENCGISFSGDGTQRQRLKTLCKDCRAQRIAFNREQRMFKRVGCGECAACQVTEDCGACSTCLLQLPHDVASGLFCKCERRRCLRIVERSRGCGVCRGCQTQEDCGHCPICLRPPRPGLRRQWKCVQRRCLRGKHARRKGGCDSKMAARRRPGAQPLPPPPASQSPEPTEPHPRALAPSPPAEFIYYCVDEDELKRLLPSVWSESEDGAGSPPPYRRRKRPSSARRHHLGPTLKPTLATRTAQPDHTQAPTKQEAGGGFVLPPPGTDLVFLREGASSPVQVPGPVAASTEALLQEAQCSGLSWVVALPQVKQEKADTQDEWTPGTAVLTSPVLVPGCPSKAVDPGLPSVKQEPPDPEEDKEENKDDSASKLAPEEEAGGAGTPVITEIFSLGGTRFRDTAVWLPSLQGRHSGREDGCKVWETEDTVEPTSTSWNPRGWPGTHVSLSPPPASMMWVSCRRSWCPSSQS
- the MBD1 gene encoding methyl-CpG-binding domain protein 1 isoform X30; this translates as MAEDWLDCPALGPGWKRREVFRKSGATCGRSDTYYQSPTGDRIRSKVELTRYLGPACDLTLFDFKQGILCYPAPKAHPVAVASKKRKKPSRPAKTRKRQVGPQSGEVRKEAPRDETKADTDTAPASFPAPGCCENCGISFSGDGTQRQRLKTLCKDCRAQRIAFNREQRMFKRVGCGECAACQVTEDCGACSTCLLQLPHDVASGLFCKCERRRCLRIVERSRGCGVCRGCQTQEDCGHCPICLRPPRPGLRRQWKCVQRRCLRGKHARRKGGCDSKMAARRRPGAQPLPPPPASQSPEPTEPHPRALAPSPPAEFIYYCVDEDELKRLLPSVWSESEDGAGSPPPYRRRKRPSSARRHHLGPTLKPTLATRTAQPDHTQAPTKQEAGGGFVLPPPGTDLVFLREGASSPVQVPGPVAASTEALLQAVDPGLPSVKQEPPDPEEDKEENKDDSASKLAPEEEAGGAGTPVITEIFSLGGTRFRDTAVWLPSLQGRHSGREDGCKVWETEDTVEPTSTSWNPRGWPGTHVSLSPPPASMMWVSCRRSWCPSSQS